One window of Solwaraspora sp. WMMA2056 genomic DNA carries:
- a CDS encoding EamA family transporter encodes MTTAYLRRPLLGLALVIGASALFAVNGTVSKLVLRAGLDAPQLTVLRAVGAFAGLLVLSVVLRPGVRRLRVRRREVPLLVAYGLTGFFLVPMLYFVAIARLPVGIALLFEYTAPLMVALWAWAVQRQQVRSRIWAGLGLSLVGLACVAQVWGGLTLDALGVAAGLGAAVMLAAYFLIGARGVRDRDALSLTTLAFGASAVAGLIVRGATAGLDGWQPLLTRTDGGVPVALLCCYVVVLGSIVPYLLITAALRHLPATSVGIVAMLEPVLAAAVAWLALGAGEALTPVQLAGGALVIVGVVLAETARPGGPPATPPVPDAPPPPPVARVGVTGPSGG; translated from the coding sequence GTGACAACTGCGTACCTGCGCCGGCCGCTGCTCGGCCTGGCCCTCGTCATCGGGGCCAGCGCCCTGTTCGCGGTCAACGGCACCGTCTCGAAGCTGGTGCTGCGCGCCGGGCTGGACGCCCCGCAGCTGACCGTGCTGCGGGCGGTCGGCGCGTTCGCCGGGCTGCTGGTGCTCAGCGTGGTGCTGCGGCCCGGGGTACGCCGGCTACGGGTACGCCGCCGCGAGGTGCCACTGCTCGTCGCGTACGGCCTGACCGGGTTCTTCCTGGTGCCGATGCTCTATTTCGTGGCGATCGCCCGGCTGCCGGTCGGTATCGCCCTGCTGTTCGAGTACACCGCGCCGCTGATGGTGGCGCTGTGGGCGTGGGCGGTGCAGCGCCAGCAGGTACGGTCGCGGATCTGGGCCGGGCTGGGCCTGAGCCTGGTCGGGCTCGCCTGCGTCGCGCAGGTGTGGGGCGGGCTCACCCTGGACGCGCTCGGGGTGGCCGCCGGGCTGGGCGCGGCGGTGATGCTCGCCGCGTACTTCCTGATCGGTGCCCGTGGCGTACGCGACCGCGACGCGCTGTCGCTGACCACCCTGGCGTTCGGCGCGTCGGCGGTCGCCGGGCTGATCGTGCGCGGGGCCACCGCCGGGCTGGACGGCTGGCAGCCGCTGCTCACCCGCACCGACGGCGGCGTACCGGTCGCACTGCTCTGCTGCTACGTGGTGGTCCTCGGCTCGATCGTGCCGTATCTGCTGATCACCGCCGCGCTGCGGCACCTGCCGGCCACCAGCGTCGGCATCGTCGCCATGCTCGAGCCGGTGCTGGCCGCCGCGGTCGCCTGGCTGGCCCTCGGCGCCGGCGAGGCGTTGACCCCGGTCCAGTTGGCCGGCGGCGCGCTGGTGATCGTCGGCGTCGTGCTGGCTGAGACGGCCCGGCCCGGTGGTCCGCCGGCCACCCCGCCGGTGCCCGACGCCCCACCACCGCCGCCGGTCGCCCGGGTCGGCGTAACGGGGCCGTCCGGCGGGTAA
- a CDS encoding YegS/Rv2252/BmrU family lipid kinase, with protein sequence MSAPKRVAVVAHRKKTLGGGLDELRAAIAGHGAADIDWYEVPKSRKAPKKARRAVERGADLIFVWGGDGMVQRTVDALAGSGATVAIVPAGTANLLAGNLGIPDDLGEAVRIGFEGRRRQLDLGKLNGEHFAVMAGAGFDGRLIRDADRDLKDRAGKLAYVWTGLRHVRGVAPTVRIKVDGTTWFDEAASCVLVGNVGRITGGIHAFDDAQPDDGWLEVGVATAQGAVEWARTLGRMAVGRSERSPFVRVTRAKRISVRLAEPMTYELDGGARAQARKMKVRVVPAAITVCVPA encoded by the coding sequence ATGAGTGCACCGAAACGCGTCGCCGTCGTCGCCCACCGCAAGAAGACCCTCGGTGGCGGCCTGGACGAGTTGCGGGCGGCGATCGCCGGACACGGCGCAGCGGACATCGACTGGTACGAGGTGCCGAAGAGCCGCAAGGCACCGAAGAAGGCCCGACGGGCCGTCGAACGCGGTGCCGACCTGATCTTCGTGTGGGGCGGCGACGGGATGGTACAGCGCACCGTGGACGCCCTCGCCGGCTCCGGGGCCACGGTGGCGATCGTTCCGGCCGGTACGGCGAACCTGCTCGCCGGCAACCTCGGCATCCCGGATGACCTGGGCGAGGCGGTCCGGATCGGTTTCGAGGGCCGGCGACGCCAGCTCGACCTGGGCAAACTCAACGGCGAGCACTTCGCGGTGATGGCCGGGGCCGGCTTCGACGGCCGGCTGATCCGCGACGCCGACCGCGACCTCAAGGACCGGGCCGGCAAACTGGCGTACGTCTGGACCGGCCTGCGCCACGTCCGCGGCGTCGCCCCCACGGTGCGGATCAAGGTCGACGGGACGACCTGGTTCGACGAAGCGGCCAGCTGTGTCCTGGTCGGCAACGTCGGCAGGATCACCGGCGGGATCCACGCCTTCGACGACGCCCAGCCCGACGACGGCTGGCTGGAGGTCGGGGTGGCAACGGCGCAGGGCGCGGTGGAGTGGGCGCGCACGCTGGGCCGGATGGCGGTCGGGCGGTCCGAACGCTCACCGTTCGTACGGGTCACCCGGGCGAAGCGGATCTCCGTCCGGCTCGCCGAGCCGATGACCTACGAGCTCGACGGCGGCGCCCGCGCCCAGGCCAGGAAGATGAAGGTACGGGTGGTTCCCGCCGCGATCACCGTCTGCGTCCCCGCCTGA
- a CDS encoding GNAT family N-acetyltransferase has product MRLVPWLPDDLLRRLDDVVAVYGEAMNYRAELLEVRRGYIATHVRRPGFRAVATLTDEGALAGFGYGYHSATGQWWHDQVRGALPRSQRQTWLADCFEVVELHVHPQAQGHGLGAHQLRTLLHMAAGATTLLSTPEADEQRSRAWRLYRRFGFVDVLRHFHFPGDERAFAVLGRTLPLPQPQPAAHPDAAPTPRRS; this is encoded by the coding sequence ATGAGGCTGGTGCCGTGGCTGCCGGACGACCTGCTCCGCCGGCTCGACGACGTGGTCGCCGTCTACGGCGAGGCGATGAACTACCGGGCCGAGTTGCTGGAGGTCCGGCGCGGCTACATCGCCACCCACGTGCGACGCCCCGGGTTCCGGGCGGTCGCCACCCTCACCGACGAGGGCGCGCTGGCCGGGTTCGGCTACGGTTACCACTCCGCCACCGGTCAGTGGTGGCACGACCAGGTGCGCGGCGCGCTGCCCCGGTCGCAGCGGCAGACCTGGCTCGCCGACTGCTTCGAGGTCGTCGAACTGCACGTGCATCCGCAGGCGCAGGGCCACGGGCTCGGCGCACACCAGCTGCGTACCCTGCTGCACATGGCCGCCGGTGCGACGACCCTGCTGTCCACCCCTGAGGCGGACGAGCAGCGGTCCCGGGCCTGGCGGTTGTACCGCCGGTTCGGCTTCGTCGACGTGCTGCGCCACTTCCACTTTCCCGGCGACGAGCGGGCCTTCGCCGTGCTGGGCCGTACGTTGCCGTTGCCGCAGCCGCAGCCGGCCGCGCACCCGGACGCGGCCCCGACCCCGCGACGCTCATGA
- a CDS encoding ATP-binding cassette domain-containing protein, which translates to MAFIEADGLTKRFRRPVKDPGLRGALKHLFTRRFSDHAAVDGINLRVEAGEAVAYVGPNGAGKSTTVKLLAGILVPTAGEVRVGGVVPHRQRVANARQIGVLFGQRTQLWWDLPVRESLALLRDLYDLDAATYREQLARFDDVLGLGELLPVVARKLSLGQRMRADLAAALLHRPRVVYLDEPTIGLDIAVKDRVRAFLRELRADGTTLILTTHDLGDIEDVCQRIVIIDQGRIIYDGPLAGVKDQFARHRSMHLHLADPLPYGAVAATLPGVEVTAGQTPGEFTVRFDRFAVTAGQVIAAVSAVSEVRDLRIDEPAIEDVVRKVYAGELRLEPAP; encoded by the coding sequence ATGGCCTTCATCGAAGCTGATGGGTTGACCAAACGGTTCCGCCGGCCGGTGAAGGACCCGGGTCTGCGCGGCGCGCTGAAACACCTGTTCACCCGACGGTTCTCCGACCACGCCGCCGTCGACGGCATCAACCTGCGGGTCGAGGCGGGCGAGGCGGTGGCGTACGTCGGCCCGAACGGCGCCGGCAAGTCGACCACAGTGAAGCTGCTCGCCGGCATCCTGGTGCCGACCGCCGGTGAGGTCCGGGTCGGCGGGGTCGTGCCGCACCGGCAGCGGGTCGCCAACGCCCGGCAGATCGGCGTGCTGTTCGGCCAACGTACCCAGTTGTGGTGGGACCTGCCGGTGCGCGAGTCCCTGGCCCTGCTGCGCGACCTGTACGACCTCGACGCCGCCACCTACCGCGAGCAGCTGGCGCGCTTCGACGACGTCCTCGGCCTCGGCGAGCTGCTGCCGGTGGTGGCCCGCAAGCTCTCCCTCGGCCAGCGGATGCGCGCCGACCTGGCTGCCGCGCTGCTGCACCGGCCCCGGGTGGTCTACCTCGACGAGCCGACCATCGGGCTGGACATCGCCGTCAAGGACCGGGTCCGGGCGTTCCTGCGGGAGCTGCGCGCCGACGGCACCACGCTGATCCTGACCACCCACGACCTCGGCGACATCGAGGACGTCTGCCAGCGGATCGTGATCATCGACCAGGGGCGGATCATCTACGACGGGCCGCTGGCCGGGGTGAAGGACCAGTTCGCCCGGCACCGGTCGATGCATCTGCACCTGGCCGACCCGTTGCCGTACGGGGCGGTCGCCGCGACGCTGCCCGGCGTCGAGGTGACGGCGGGCCAGACGCCGGGGGAGTTCACCGTCCGGTTCGACCGGTTCGCGGTCACCGCCGGCCAGGTGATCGCGGCCGTGTCGGCGGTGTCCGAGGTACGCGACCTGCGCATCGACGAGCCGGCGATCGAGGACGTGGTCCGCAAGGTGTACGCCGGTGAGCTGCGCCTGGAGCCGGCCCCGTGA
- a CDS encoding YbaK/EbsC family protein, whose translation MQTHPNVQAVQDALNATDARDGSGAGCQVQLLPDAVHTAAAAAAALGIEVGQIANSLIFDADGEPLLVLTSGAHRVDTAKVAADLGIGKLRRATPEFVREHTGQPIGGVAPLGHPKPVRTLVDVALEQYPQIWAAGGVPRAVFPTTYAELLRITAGTAAEVA comes from the coding sequence ATGCAGACACATCCGAACGTGCAGGCGGTGCAGGACGCGCTGAACGCCACCGACGCCCGGGACGGCTCCGGCGCTGGCTGCCAGGTCCAACTGTTGCCGGACGCGGTGCACACCGCCGCCGCAGCGGCGGCGGCGCTCGGCATCGAGGTCGGCCAGATCGCCAACTCGTTGATCTTCGACGCGGACGGGGAGCCGTTGCTGGTGCTCACCTCCGGCGCGCACCGGGTGGACACCGCGAAGGTCGCCGCCGACCTCGGTATCGGCAAGCTGCGCCGGGCCACCCCGGAGTTCGTCCGGGAGCACACCGGCCAGCCGATCGGCGGCGTCGCCCCGCTCGGACACCCGAAACCGGTCCGTACCCTGGTCGACGTCGCGTTGGAGCAGTATCCGCAGATCTGGGCCGCCGGCGGCGTACCCCGGGCGGTGTTCCCGACGACGTACGCCGAACTGCTGCGGATCACCGCCGGCACCGCCGCCGAGGTGGCGTGA
- a CDS encoding ABC-2 family transporter protein, whose amino-acid sequence MMRTRTAAGPRRSGLRRGVRLYRRSLGAHLRATLEYEADFWILVAGSALTQLVGLAFLGAVFSRVPQVNGWTFAEVVLIYSVVVLSDAVGPLLFEGMWRLPWLVNKGELDYKLVRPYPVVLQVLSDDVGINGLGNLVTGGAMFGWALWRVDVAWSPALVAGGLGLFVSGMAVKLSINLATNSSAFWLQSPHSIFAYAVHQIGDLARYPVSVYTFGVRLVLVVGLPFAFVSFFPTSVILGGGGGGGTGDRVGVGPAWLGWLTPLVAAYCVAVAALVFRAGLRRYESAGN is encoded by the coding sequence ATGATGCGAACGCGGACCGCCGCTGGCCCGCGCCGGAGCGGCCTGCGCCGGGGGGTGCGGCTCTACCGGCGCAGCCTCGGCGCCCACCTTCGGGCCACTCTGGAGTACGAGGCCGACTTCTGGATCCTGGTCGCCGGTTCGGCGTTGACCCAGCTGGTCGGCCTGGCGTTCCTCGGCGCGGTCTTCTCCCGGGTGCCGCAGGTCAACGGGTGGACCTTCGCCGAGGTGGTGCTGATCTACTCGGTGGTGGTGCTCTCCGACGCGGTCGGGCCGCTGCTGTTCGAGGGCATGTGGCGGTTGCCGTGGCTGGTCAACAAGGGGGAGCTGGACTACAAGCTGGTCCGGCCGTACCCGGTGGTGCTGCAGGTGCTCAGCGACGACGTCGGCATCAACGGCCTGGGCAACCTGGTCACCGGTGGGGCGATGTTCGGTTGGGCGTTGTGGCGCGTCGACGTCGCCTGGTCACCGGCGCTGGTGGCCGGCGGGCTGGGACTGTTCGTCAGCGGGATGGCGGTCAAGCTGTCGATCAACCTGGCCACCAACTCGTCGGCGTTCTGGTTGCAGAGTCCGCATTCGATCTTCGCGTACGCGGTGCACCAGATCGGCGACCTGGCCCGCTACCCGGTGTCGGTCTACACGTTCGGGGTACGGCTGGTGCTGGTCGTCGGGTTGCCGTTCGCGTTCGTCAGCTTCTTTCCGACCAGCGTGATCCTCGGTGGCGGGGGTGGTGGCGGCACCGGCGACCGGGTCGGGGTGGGCCCGGCCTGGCTGGGCTGGCTGACCCCGTTGGTCGCCGCCTACTGCGTGGCGGTGGCGGCGCTGGTCTTCCGGGCCGGGCTGCGCCGCTACGAGTCGGCCGGAAACTGA
- a CDS encoding monooxygenase, whose protein sequence is MNDPVDPPGPVPGLVTLHVWRVPRRRLPRVLARMAVDARRLRRVDGVRFAKLLGTGTGTGFGPTDADPTRWAALVAWADPAAAAGFDTGPVARSWRRIADAAVRVDLRPLHSRGRWSGVAPFGTPSGGQPDAGRPVLALTRARLRPARALTFWRAVPPVAAALAQADGLHCRFGIGEAPLGWQGTVSVWRGTADLTRFAYRHPQHRAAITQTPVKQWYAEELFARFEVLGVAGDRAVLGWLGEDVDRTCGAGGG, encoded by the coding sequence GTGAACGACCCGGTCGACCCGCCGGGCCCGGTGCCCGGACTGGTCACCCTGCACGTCTGGCGGGTGCCCCGCCGACGGCTGCCGCGTGTCCTGGCCCGGATGGCCGTCGACGCCCGCCGGCTACGGCGCGTCGACGGCGTACGGTTCGCGAAGCTGCTCGGCACCGGGACCGGCACCGGGTTCGGCCCCACCGACGCCGACCCGACCCGGTGGGCGGCGCTCGTGGCGTGGGCCGACCCGGCCGCCGCGGCCGGATTCGACACCGGTCCGGTCGCCCGGTCCTGGCGACGGATCGCCGACGCGGCCGTCCGCGTCGACCTGCGGCCGCTGCACAGCCGGGGACGCTGGTCGGGTGTCGCCCCGTTCGGTACGCCGAGCGGCGGCCAGCCCGACGCCGGGCGGCCGGTGCTGGCGTTGACCCGTGCCCGGCTCCGACCGGCGCGGGCGCTCACCTTCTGGCGGGCGGTGCCGCCGGTCGCCGCCGCCCTGGCGCAGGCCGACGGGTTGCACTGCCGGTTCGGCATCGGCGAGGCACCACTCGGCTGGCAGGGCACGGTCAGCGTGTGGCGCGGTACGGCGGACCTCACCCGGTTCGCGTACCGTCACCCGCAGCACCGGGCGGCCATCACCCAGACCCCGGTGAAACAGTGGTACGCCGAGGAACTGTTCGCCCGGTTCGAGGTGCTCGGCGTCGCCGGTGACCGGGCTGTGCTGGGCTGGCTCGGAGAGGACGTGGACAGGACATGCGGTGCTGGCGGCGGATGA
- a CDS encoding ABC-2 family transporter protein, whose product MTTVAAGTPTRPAAVRPYRALARVAARSTLAYPLSFVLGMAGVLLQLLAMLSIWAVLLGSGSSIGGFTWPQMKAYLLVAYVTGALMSFGDWDMAARIRDGMVAVDLTRPVDYQRARFAETVGVAVVEVAFSLLVCAVVLAITGPVPVPPPGQAALFAVSVALVLPLRFTTVYLTALLCFWTQNIFGVSLARQAITNLFSGSLVPLTLLPGWLQAIAAVLPFAGMTFTPATIYLGQATGADAWRLIGIQAVWTVALWWGARLAWRAAVRQLTVHGG is encoded by the coding sequence GTGACCACCGTCGCGGCCGGTACGCCGACCCGGCCGGCGGCGGTCCGTCCGTACCGGGCGTTGGCCCGGGTGGCGGCGCGCAGCACCCTGGCGTACCCGTTGAGTTTCGTCCTCGGCATGGCCGGGGTGCTGCTGCAACTGCTCGCCATGCTGTCGATCTGGGCGGTGCTGCTCGGCTCCGGGAGCAGCATCGGCGGGTTCACCTGGCCGCAGATGAAGGCGTACCTGCTGGTCGCCTACGTCACCGGGGCGTTGATGTCGTTCGGCGACTGGGACATGGCCGCCCGGATCCGCGACGGGATGGTCGCGGTCGATCTGACCCGGCCGGTCGACTACCAGCGGGCCCGGTTCGCCGAGACCGTCGGCGTGGCCGTCGTCGAGGTCGCCTTCTCGCTGCTGGTGTGCGCGGTGGTGCTGGCGATCACCGGGCCGGTCCCGGTGCCGCCGCCGGGGCAGGCGGCGCTGTTCGCGGTCAGCGTCGCGCTGGTGCTGCCGTTGCGGTTCACCACCGTCTACCTGACGGCGTTGCTCTGCTTCTGGACGCAGAACATCTTCGGGGTGTCGTTGGCCCGGCAGGCGATCACCAACCTGTTCTCCGGTTCCCTGGTGCCGTTGACGCTGCTGCCCGGCTGGCTGCAGGCGATCGCGGCGGTGCTGCCGTTCGCCGGGATGACCTTCACCCCGGCGACGATCTATCTCGGGCAGGCGACCGGGGCCGACGCGTGGCGGCTGATCGGCATCCAGGCGGTGTGGACGGTGGCGCTGTGGTGGGGTGCCCGGCTGGCCTGGCGGGCGGCGGTGCGCCAACTGACCGTACACGGGGGTTGA
- a CDS encoding carotenoid biosynthesis protein has product MNLRRTLPWAVLALLVAAQIGYPLTGGGVRAGLTVATVVIGFVLSVGHAVLSRGPRSAAALVLVTTGGGLAVEACGVATGFPFGGYDYAGTLGPKLLGVPVIIPLAWTWMAWPAWLVATRLVAGAAVRSAAARVAVGAVALAAWDLFLDPQMVAEGHWTWLDTEPALPGVADIPVGNYLGWLAVAAVMMALLQLTGAAGRAEPAADQPMYALYLWTYASSVLAHAVFLGLPASAGWGGLGMGLVAVPFAVALIRARRR; this is encoded by the coding sequence ATGAACCTGCGGCGAACGCTGCCCTGGGCGGTCCTGGCGCTGCTGGTGGCCGCCCAGATCGGCTACCCGCTGACCGGCGGCGGCGTACGGGCGGGGCTGACCGTCGCCACCGTGGTGATCGGCTTCGTCCTGTCGGTGGGCCACGCCGTGCTCAGCCGGGGGCCGCGCAGCGCCGCCGCGCTGGTGCTGGTCACCACCGGCGGCGGGCTGGCGGTCGAGGCCTGCGGGGTGGCGACCGGGTTCCCGTTCGGCGGCTACGACTACGCCGGCACGCTCGGGCCGAAGCTGCTCGGCGTACCGGTGATCATCCCGCTGGCCTGGACCTGGATGGCCTGGCCGGCCTGGCTGGTCGCGACGCGGCTGGTCGCCGGCGCGGCGGTCCGCAGCGCGGCGGCCCGGGTCGCCGTCGGCGCGGTCGCGCTGGCCGCCTGGGATCTCTTCCTCGACCCGCAGATGGTCGCCGAAGGCCACTGGACCTGGCTGGACACCGAGCCGGCGCTGCCCGGGGTGGCGGACATTCCGGTCGGCAACTACCTGGGCTGGCTCGCCGTGGCGGCGGTGATGATGGCGTTGTTGCAGCTCACCGGTGCCGCAGGCAGGGCCGAGCCGGCGGCGGACCAGCCGATGTACGCGCTGTACCTGTGGACGTACGCGTCGAGCGTGCTCGCCCACGCGGTGTTCCTCGGGCTGCCGGCGTCGGCCGGCTGGGGCGGGCTGGGGATGGGACTGGTCGCGGTCCCGTTCGCGGTGGCGCTGATCCGCGCCCGCCGACGATGA
- a CDS encoding glycosyltransferase family A protein — MSGWTAAAGGATAIVAVLLALTALTLVNALRWLRRPVAVTAPVTEPVSILLPLRDEADRVTPCLRALLAQRWLTDWRIVVLDDGSTDGTAEVVAGIAGADPRVRLLTGTGLPPGWLGKPHACQQLADAAAPDARTPDAGTPTGVLVFVDADVVLAPDAVAAAVATLRAVPAQLLSPYPRIVAGSAGERLVQPLLQWTWLTFLPLRAMERSPRTSLAAAGGQFLLVDRAAYDRAGGHAAVRDQVLEDIALARAVKRAGDRIALADGSALATCRMYGSWRELSAGYTKSLWASLPSPVGAAAVVATLLILYAVPPVLAVAGLVGLVAGAGPAAAGLATAGVAGYALGVVGRVVAARATGGRPVPDGLAHPVSVALLGWLVIRSYYLRKRRRLTWRGRPVLMP; from the coding sequence ATGAGTGGGTGGACGGCGGCCGCCGGCGGCGCCACCGCCATCGTCGCGGTGCTGCTGGCGCTGACCGCGCTGACCCTGGTCAACGCGCTGCGCTGGCTGCGTCGCCCGGTCGCGGTGACGGCCCCGGTGACCGAACCGGTGTCGATCCTGCTGCCGCTGCGCGACGAGGCCGACCGGGTCACGCCGTGCCTGCGGGCGCTGCTGGCCCAACGGTGGCTCACCGACTGGCGGATCGTCGTACTCGACGACGGCTCGACCGACGGCACCGCCGAGGTGGTCGCCGGGATCGCCGGTGCCGACCCCCGGGTCCGGCTGCTGACCGGCACCGGCCTGCCGCCCGGTTGGCTGGGCAAACCGCACGCCTGCCAGCAGCTGGCCGACGCCGCCGCGCCGGACGCCCGCACGCCGGACGCCGGCACGCCGACCGGCGTACTGGTCTTCGTCGACGCCGACGTGGTCCTCGCCCCGGACGCGGTGGCCGCCGCCGTCGCCACCCTGCGGGCCGTGCCGGCCCAGTTGCTCAGCCCGTACCCCCGGATCGTCGCCGGTTCGGCCGGTGAACGGCTGGTGCAGCCGCTGCTGCAGTGGACCTGGCTGACGTTCCTGCCGCTGCGGGCGATGGAACGCTCGCCGCGTACCTCGCTGGCCGCCGCCGGTGGCCAGTTCCTGCTGGTCGACCGGGCCGCGTACGACCGGGCCGGCGGGCACGCGGCAGTGCGTGACCAGGTGCTGGAGGACATCGCGCTGGCCCGGGCGGTCAAGCGGGCCGGCGACCGGATCGCCCTGGCCGACGGGTCCGCGCTGGCGACCTGCCGGATGTACGGGTCGTGGCGGGAACTGTCCGCCGGCTACACCAAGTCGCTGTGGGCGTCGCTGCCGTCGCCGGTCGGTGCGGCCGCCGTCGTGGCGACGCTGCTGATCCTGTACGCCGTACCGCCGGTGCTGGCCGTGGCGGGCCTGGTCGGGCTGGTCGCCGGTGCCGGGCCAGCGGCCGCCGGGCTGGCCACGGCCGGGGTGGCCGGCTACGCGCTCGGGGTCGTCGGCCGGGTGGTGGCGGCGCGGGCCACCGGTGGCCGGCCCGTCCCGGACGGATTGGCACATCCGGTCTCGGTCGCGCTGCTCGGTTGGCTCGTGATCCGGTCCTACTATCTGCGCAAGCGGCGGCGCCTCACCTGGCGCGGTCGCCCTGTGCTCATGCCCTGA
- a CDS encoding phosphatidylinositol-specific phospholipase C, translating to MVSPARWRRAVAGLAASLLAAIVAVVALPAPAFAADASYRTLRTASNPDWLRRVPDGTNLAALSLPGTHQSLSIHGGAWTQTQENHGNSAATLTAQLDAGIRVVDIRVRINTGNTFTVHHGAVYQQANFDDVLRVLGGFLAQRPSETVIMRLKHECTGELGSCADAGGQLAFADIFDRYRDARPGLFWAPSVNRSTAAATPTLGAVRGRVVLAVAHGPRGGRYGQYGLAQFADWGHGSSTYVQDEYDVPNVGAIATKRDQVRRHLDATSAGDPTKLYVNFASGSSVFATPAAVAGGALGVQGVDPFLLIYLNEGPEVHPPVRRTGLLMLDFPGGGLIDRIIAVNGSGDLTA from the coding sequence ATGGTGTCTCCGGCCCGTTGGCGACGCGCCGTCGCCGGGCTCGCCGCGTCCCTGCTCGCCGCCATCGTCGCGGTCGTCGCCCTGCCCGCTCCGGCGTTCGCCGCCGACGCCAGCTACCGCACGCTGCGTACCGCCAGCAACCCGGACTGGCTGCGTCGGGTGCCCGACGGCACCAACCTGGCGGCGCTGTCGCTGCCCGGCACCCACCAGAGCCTGTCGATTCACGGCGGTGCCTGGACCCAGACCCAGGAGAACCACGGCAACAGCGCGGCCACCCTCACCGCCCAGCTCGACGCCGGCATCCGGGTGGTCGACATCCGGGTACGGATCAACACCGGCAACACTTTCACCGTCCATCATGGCGCCGTCTACCAGCAGGCCAACTTCGACGACGTGCTGCGGGTGCTCGGCGGGTTCCTCGCCCAGCGGCCGAGCGAGACCGTGATCATGCGGCTCAAGCACGAGTGCACCGGCGAGTTGGGCTCCTGCGCGGACGCGGGCGGCCAGCTCGCCTTCGCGGACATCTTCGACCGTTACCGGGATGCCCGTCCGGGGCTGTTCTGGGCGCCGTCGGTGAACCGGTCGACCGCCGCCGCCACCCCGACGCTGGGCGCGGTCCGCGGCAGGGTCGTCCTGGCCGTGGCGCACGGTCCGCGCGGCGGTCGGTACGGCCAGTACGGGCTCGCCCAGTTCGCCGACTGGGGGCACGGCTCGTCGACGTACGTGCAGGACGAGTACGACGTGCCGAACGTCGGGGCGATCGCCACCAAACGCGACCAGGTCCGCCGGCACCTCGACGCCACCAGCGCCGGTGACCCCACCAAGCTGTACGTCAACTTCGCCAGCGGCTCCAGTGTCTTCGCCACTCCGGCGGCGGTGGCCGGCGGCGCGCTCGGTGTGCAGGGCGTCGACCCGTTCCTGCTGATCTACCTCAACGAGGGCCCCGAGGTGCATCCGCCGGTACGCCGTACCGGGCTGCTGATGCTGGACTTCCCCGGTGGCGGGCTGATCGACCGGATCATCGCGGTCAACGGCAGTGGGGATCTCACCGCTTGA
- a CDS encoding GNAT family N-acetyltransferase, which translates to MGELSTERLLLRHWRESDLEPWVAMNADPQVREFFPGLATREQSAATMLRCQAGLEQRGWGWWAVEVVDTGEFIGMTGLDPVDANMPFDGVEIGWRLRRGAWGHGYASEAARACLAYGFDELALPEIVALTAVGNLRSQAVMRRIGMTRDPAGDFDHPNVPDGPVRRHTLFRIQAPSHRP; encoded by the coding sequence ATGGGGGAGTTGAGCACCGAACGGCTGCTGTTGCGGCACTGGCGGGAATCCGATCTGGAGCCCTGGGTGGCGATGAACGCCGACCCGCAGGTCCGCGAGTTCTTCCCCGGCCTGGCGACCCGTGAGCAGAGCGCCGCCACCATGCTGCGCTGCCAGGCTGGTCTGGAGCAGCGCGGCTGGGGTTGGTGGGCGGTCGAGGTGGTCGACACCGGCGAGTTCATCGGTATGACCGGGCTGGATCCGGTGGACGCCAACATGCCGTTCGACGGGGTGGAGATCGGCTGGCGGCTGCGCCGTGGCGCCTGGGGCCACGGGTACGCGAGCGAAGCGGCCCGCGCCTGCCTGGCGTACGGCTTCGATGAGCTGGCGCTGCCGGAGATCGTGGCCCTGACCGCTGTCGGCAATCTACGGTCGCAGGCGGTGATGCGGCGGATCGGGATGACCCGCGACCCGGCGGGCGACTTCGACCACCCGAACGTGCCCGACGGCCCGGTGCGCCGCCACACCTTGTTCCGCATCCAGGCACCGTCGCACCGACCCTGA